In Chaetodon auriga isolate fChaAug3 chromosome 7, fChaAug3.hap1, whole genome shotgun sequence, a genomic segment contains:
- the LOC143323394 gene encoding extracellular calcium-sensing receptor-like, which produces MMMVLELFVSPPPSVARVCMLQNSFQPGFVANGDYVIGGIFPLHYNQEMPDLNCTYRPTPVKCNGFDPRAFRWAQTMRLAVEEINQSTELLPNYTLGYKIFDSCAYPLTGQRAALAVLNGQSEDDTVMCSSASPLLAVIGESGSAQSIVVSRILQPFRIPMISYFSSCACLSDRRKYPTFFRVIPNDDYQVKAIAQLLVRFNWTWVGLVRGDHEYGRFAVHGLLRELQGTKVCVAYQEMIPLLYDHQRAMEIIQVMRSSSAKVVVVFSAEGEMTPFLRDYMMQNITGIQWVASEAWVTASVFTGSEYYPYLGGTIGFGIRRGHISRLSDYLQTVNPQMYPSSLLVKELWEALYGCSPSLSSASKLPPCSGQESLLEQHSAYMNTSSPRVAYNVYKAVYAIAHSLHNLLLCQPGSGPFQNNSCAQSNNIEPWQLQYYLQEVIFNIAGEEVNFDVKGDSVPYYDIINWQRGTGGNTEFVNVGLFDGTKPAGEELVIQEDRIIWAGHQSEVPVSVCSASCPPGSRKAARRGEPVCCFDCAPCDSGKISNQTNSIECTFCPEDFWSNKDRTACIPKKVEFLAYDSLGIALTVTSVVGACLTLAVFAVFFYHRNTPIVRMNNSELSFFILFALTLCFLCCLVFIGEPTSWSCMLRHTAFSITFSLCLSCILGKTLVVLAAFTAARPGDNMMKWLGPKQQRVIIFSCTLVQVVICAAWLIDAPPFPSRNTQYERSKIILECSVGSSLAFWCVLGYIGLQACLCFVLAFLARKLPGNFNEAKFITFSMLIFCAVWLAFIPAYISSPGNYADAVESFAILASSFGLLFCLFAPKCYIILLKPEKNTKQHLMGKEKK; this is translated from the exons ATGATGATGGTGTTGGAGCT CTTCGTCTCTCCACCCCCATCTGTCGCCAGAGTGTGCATGCTTCAAAACAGCTTTCAGCCAGGCTTTGTGGCCAACGGTGACTATGTTATTGGGGGGATCTTCCCCCTTCACTACAACCAGGAGATGCCAGACCTCAACTGCACCTACAGACCAACACCAGTGAAGTGTAATGG CTTTGATCCCAGGGCTTTCCGCTGGGCTCAGACTATGAGGCTGGCAGTGGAGGAGATAAACCAGAGTACAGAGCTTTTGCCCAATTACACCCTTGGATACAAAATCTTTGATTCATGTGCATATCCACTGACTGGCCAGAGGGCTGCTCTGGCTGTGTTGAATGGGCAGAGTGAGGATGACACTGTCATGTGCAGCAGTGCCTCTCCACTCCTTGCTGTGATTGGGGAATCTGGTTCTGCTCAGTCCATCGTGGTGTCCAGAATCCTCCAGCCGTTCAGAATCCCGATG ATCAGTTATTTTTCATCATGTGCATGTCTCTCTGACAGAAGAAAATATCCTACCTTCTTCAGGGTAATCCCTAATGATGACTATCAG GTGAAGGCCATTGCTCAGTTGCTGGTACGTTTCAACTGGACCTGGGTGGGGCTGGTGCGAGGAGACCATGAATATGGACGCTTTGCTGTGCACGGTTTACTGAGAGAATTACAGGGTACCAAAGTGTGTGTAGCATACCAAGAAATGATCCCTCTACTCTATGATCACCAGAGGGCAATGGAGATCATCCAG GTGATGCGGAGCTCTTCGGCCAAAGTAGTCGTTGTATTTTCAGCTGAGGGAGAGATGACACCTTTCTTGAGAGACTACATGATGCAGAACATCACTGGAATCCAATGGGTGGCGAGTGAGGCCTGGGTCACAGCATCTGTCTTTACAGGGAGCGAGTATTACCCTTACTTGGGGGGCACCATAGGGTTTGGCATCAGGAGAGGACATATATCCAGGCTCAGTGACTACCTGCAGACAGTAAACCCTCAGATGTATCCCAGTAGTCTGTTGGTTAAGGAGCTGTGGGAAGCTCTGTATGGTTGCAGCCCTTCTCTGTCATCTGCCTCCAAGCTGCCTCCCTGCTCAGGGCAGGAGTCCCTTTTAGAGCAACATTCAGCCTACATGAACACATCCAGCCCTAGAGTGGCATATAATGTTTATAAGGCTGTATACGCCATTGCTCATTCCCTCCACAACCTTCTTCTCTGTCAACCAGGCAGTGGGCCTTTCCAAAACAACTCATGTGCTCAAAGCAACAATATAGAACCCTGGCAG CTCCAGTACTACCTACAGGAAGTGATATTTAACATTGCTGGAGAGGAGGTGAACTTTGATGTGAAGGGCGACTCAGTACCATATTATGATATCATCAACTGGCAAAGAGGCACAGGTGGAAACACTGAGTTTGTCAACGTGGGGTTGTTTGATGGGACCAAGCctgcaggagaggagctggTGATCCAGGAGGACAGGATAATATGGGCAGGACATCAGAGTGAG GTGCCAGTGTCTGTATGCAGTGCCAGCTGTCCTCCAGGGTCCCGGAAGGCTGCCCGTCGTGGGGAgcctgtttgctgctttgactGTGCTCCATGTGACAGTGGCAAAATTAGCAATCAGACAA ATTCAATAGAGTGCACATTTTGTCCTGAGGACTTCTggtcaaacaaagacagaacagcCTGTATCCCCAAGAAGGTGGAGTTTTTGGCTTATGATTCCTTGGGTATAGCCCTGACAGTGACCTCTGTGGTGGGTGCCTGCCTCACTCTAGCTGTCTTTGCAGTCTTTTTCTACCATAGAAACACACCCATCGTCCGCATGAATAACTCTGAACTCAGCTTCTTCATCCTGTTCGCACTGACTCTGTGTTTCTTGTGTTGCCTGGTGTTCATTGGAGAGCCAACATCTTGGTCCTGCATGCTGCGCCACACTGCCTTCAGCATCACATTTTCATTGTGTCTCTCCTGCATCCTTGGAAAGACTCTGGTTGTGTTGGCAGCTTTCACTGCCGCCAGGCCAGGGGACAACATGATGAAATGGCTGGGGCCCAAGCAGCAGAGGGTCATCATCTTCAGTTGCACTCTGGTTCAGGTGGTTATCTGCGCTGCCTGGCTCATTGATGCCCCCCCATTTCCATCCCGAAATACACAGTATGAACGCTCAAAGATCATTCTGGAATGTAGTGTGGGCTCTAGTCTGGCATTCTGGTGTGTTTTGGGATATATTGGTCTACAGGCCTGTCTGTGCTTTGTTCTGGCTTTTCTGGCCCGTAAGTTGCCGGGAAACTTCAATGAAGCCAAGTTCATCACTTTTAGCATGCTGATCTTCTGTGCTGTATGGCTTGCATTCATCCCTGCTTATATCAGCTCTCCTGGAAATTATGCAGATGCAGTTGAGTCATTTGCCATTCTGGCTTCCAGCTTTGGCCTGTTGTTCTGCCTGTTTGCTCCAAAGTGTTACATAATTTTACTGAAACCAGAAAAGAATACAAAACAGCACCTcatgggaaaagaaaagaagtaa